In the Ranitomeya imitator isolate aRanImi1 chromosome 2, aRanImi1.pri, whole genome shotgun sequence genome, gtgctgtctcctgcacagtgcatgtggtacccagtcggcacacggatgctgcacgtgtgccacactgatgtgccacgtgagcacacggacacggataattccggtaccgatttttccagtaccggaattatctggacgtgtgagactggccttacattgTATATTCATGCTGTGCTTTCACCACTATGCTTTTATTCattccattttatttatttttttacaaataatgTGCATTATTTActgttatttaaataatttaatttgGGGCATAGTACCCTCGTCTCAGGGCTCTTTCTTTATGCCCTATTGCTCTTTCTTGAAGCTTTATCTTTGCATTGGAGTTCACCTGCCCTAGTCATTTTTAGTATATCAGAGTTGGGATAAACTATTTTGCTTTCAAACAAGTTTTTCATGTgtggttgtttgttttttattcCCTTTAAACTAATGTGGTggcttgttgtgttttttttgtttttacttttatagCTCCCCTCTCTTGACTATTCTTAAAACTGGAAACCACTACTAACGAATGGATGGGATGGAACCGATCTCAGAGGCCTCTGCCCCAGGACACAAGATATCTCTGGTCTATCCTATACGGGCAGCCATCCGAATACGCCGAAAAATCCGCAACTTGAAAAAAAATCATCTGCAGCTTGACTTATCTGGCAGAAAATCTGCGGATGGTACAAAATCCACCTTACTTCGAGGACAGTTCTCCACAGACAGTAAATCCCAATCTAGCTTGGAtgcccccaaattttttaatttcGATACTCCAACACTAGAGCAAGTTGCACTGAGCAACTTAAAACGTAAGAAGAAGCGCAAGAAGTCCAGACCAGTGCTCTATCCGGGAAATGGTAAAAAATATCTACCCATAGAACATAAGAGTAAGGCGAAACGTTGCCTCATCCTCTTTATCGGGATCGTTTGCTTCCAAATCCTAAACGCTATTGAGAATTTAGACGATAACGTTCTAAAATACGAACTGGACGGACTGGAGAAAACTATGCAAAGGGAGGTGTTCGGGCAAAAACTTGCTATTGATAAAATAACAGACCTGCTGAAAGACTACTTGGCCACACACTGGCATAATAAACCATTGGTAATCTCCATGAATGGACCTAGTGGAGTTGGCAAGAGCCACATGGGACGAATACTAGCCAAACACTTCCGATCGGTCGTGGAAAGTGATTTTGTTCTCCAATATTACGTGATGCACAACTGTCCTAATGAAAGCGACATTGCTACTTGTGAGACTGAGCTCTCTAACATGATAT is a window encoding:
- the TOR4A gene encoding torsin-4A, whose product is MDGMEPISEASAPGHKISLVYPIRAAIRIRRKIRNLKKNHLQLDLSGRKSADGTKSTLLRGQFSTDSKSQSSLDAPKFFNFDTPTLEQVALSNLKRKKKRKKSRPVLYPGNGKKYLPIEHKSKAKRCLILFIGIVCFQILNAIENLDDNVLKYELDGLEKTMQREVFGQKLAIDKITDLLKDYLATHWHNKPLVISMNGPSGVGKSHMGRILAKHFRSVVESDFVLQYYVMHNCPNESDIATCETELSNMISDMVTRAENEEKIPVFIFDEMELMPPSLLDTLHGYFKLNQSNEYLNAIYILIGNIAGNEVTKYFLKNVSSDFLNVPQELHSIIQSSLRQHHGIWDVAEIVPFTLLEKSHIANCFLDELLREGFYPDISNIENLAGQLKYYTIRDKQYSITGCKQVVAKVNLLHPYT